A stretch of [Clostridium] scindens DNA encodes these proteins:
- a CDS encoding aldo/keto reductase — translation MTQRMELAKDYTISRVLNGCWQLSKGHSLQGSLDLKDVMKAFHMLVEQGFTTFDCADIYTGAEEFIGQFVTELKNGHGFSADDIQIHTKYVPDINYLSQVNYEFTEKIIDRSLMRLNRDTLDLVQFHWWDYDIPGCIETAGDLMRLKEKGKIRNIGVTNFDTAHLKELVDAGIPVVSMQAQYSVFDRRTERKMLDYCKENDIKLLCYGTLSGGFLAEKWMGRKAAEPETRSQVKYLQIIEDSLGWDGYQELLVLLKGIAEKYDASISNVATKYILSQDGVAGAIVGVRNSRHVESNAQIFKFELSENDIHTIRTFLKQFPTPQGEPFELERTVGSKYRNIMHMNITKEEQS, via the coding sequence ATGACACAGAGAATGGAATTAGCCAAGGATTATACGATCAGCAGGGTGTTAAATGGCTGCTGGCAGCTCTCGAAAGGCCACAGCCTGCAGGGCAGCCTGGATCTTAAGGATGTTATGAAAGCGTTCCACATGCTGGTAGAGCAAGGATTTACAACGTTTGACTGTGCGGATATCTACACAGGCGCGGAAGAATTCATCGGCCAGTTCGTAACGGAACTAAAGAACGGCCACGGCTTTTCCGCTGACGATATCCAGATACATACGAAATATGTGCCAGATATTAATTACTTAAGCCAGGTAAACTATGAATTTACGGAAAAGATCATCGACCGGAGCCTGATGCGCCTGAACCGGGACACCCTGGATCTGGTGCAGTTCCACTGGTGGGACTATGATATTCCGGGATGCATCGAGACGGCAGGCGACCTGATGCGCTTAAAAGAAAAGGGGAAAATCCGCAACATCGGCGTGACCAACTTTGATACGGCACATTTAAAAGAACTGGTGGATGCCGGAATTCCGGTAGTCTCCATGCAGGCGCAGTATTCCGTATTTGACCGCCGTACGGAGCGGAAGATGCTGGACTACTGCAAAGAAAATGATATCAAGCTATTATGCTACGGAACCCTCTCCGGCGGATTCCTGGCAGAGAAATGGATGGGCAGGAAAGCCGCGGAGCCCGAGACCCGCTCCCAGGTAAAATACCTTCAGATCATCGAAGATTCTCTGGGCTGGGATGGTTACCAGGAATTGCTTGTACTTCTAAAAGGAATTGCGGAAAAATATGACGCCAGCATTTCCAATGTCGCAACCAAGTACATCCTAAGCCAGGACGGCGTTGCCGGCGCTATCGTCGGAGTCCGCAACAGCAGGCACGTAGAATCCAATGCGCAGATATTCAAGTTTGAACTGTCTGAGAACGATATTCACACAATCCGCACGTTCCTTAAGCAATTTCCGACTCCACAGGGCGAGCCGTTTGAGTTAGAGCGTACCGTAGGTTCAAAATACCGTAATATTATGCATATGAATATCACGAAAGAGGAACAAAGTTAA
- a CDS encoding TIGR04076 family protein encodes MNHDEFTLYDLKVEVIASDKPMVCSHKEGDYFLVIGENLVFPQTTSFSMYSLAALLPLLPAKQRELHENDWMLSDSVIACPDPNCGARFKITRIGKRTFSHADCTVEDIYQGNED; translated from the coding sequence ATGAATCATGATGAATTTACATTGTACGATCTAAAGGTCGAGGTTATTGCCTCAGACAAGCCCATGGTATGCAGCCATAAGGAGGGGGACTACTTCCTGGTCATCGGAGAAAATCTGGTCTTTCCGCAGACCACCTCATTTTCCATGTATTCCCTTGCTGCCTTGCTTCCGCTTCTTCCGGCTAAGCAAAGAGAACTGCATGAAAATGACTGGATGCTCTCGGACAGCGTGATTGCCTGCCCAGATCCCAATTGCGGCGCGCGGTTTAAGATTACGAGGATTGGTAAGCGGACATTCAGCCACGCCGATTGTACTGTGGAAGATATTTATCAGGGAAATGAAGATTAA
- a CDS encoding DUF2075 domain-containing protein: MSLVYAIMDLVGKRLSLSDDQKVIHMTKEDALVVYELNCSQKGLEEFKEKISSEADKKKELLLEYPTVYLMNWGKNREYEVYVGETTDIIRRTLEHLSGARNGQNDWHALLGKNQSKMFVIGHDHFNKSLTLDIESKMMLYMSSVERVKKVHNRRTNQQKKYYTWMELEAIFSKIWERLGQYNPELFPLESVVKEAAIFKASPFHKLTDEQERAKQEILEKVRRALKSDETGQIIMISGEAGTGKTVLNSNIFYELNANCGETPGERIESYLVVNHDEQLTVYKQIADKLDLCQENKEIVCKPTAFINHHSVNEPVDVVLVDEAHLLWTQGKQSYRGKNQLKDIMERAKVVIVMFDQKQILRTEQYWENQMIEELERQAKKRDNYIVLKNQLRMQADIETIEWIRDFVDRQEIRPIPHDTKGYEINIFDTPAQLQEEIQNRSENPGTSLSRIVATFDWEYIDKKPPHYQKYWEVAIGGWKMPWNKQIKTDRKAQKRNKKLSWAEQEHTIHEVGSTYTIQGFDLNYVGVILGPSVKYRDGKIVFDPSCSKNKKAVQNRTLSDGTKQNFAQTLLRNEINVLLTRGVNGLYIYAQDEELREALKHAKRH; encoded by the coding sequence ATGAGCCTTGTATATGCTATCATGGATTTAGTCGGGAAACGGCTATCTCTATCAGACGATCAGAAGGTGATACATATGACAAAAGAAGATGCTTTGGTGGTATACGAACTTAATTGCAGCCAGAAGGGACTTGAGGAATTTAAAGAAAAGATTAGTTCCGAGGCGGATAAAAAGAAGGAACTCCTATTAGAATATCCCACCGTGTATTTGATGAATTGGGGGAAAAACAGGGAGTACGAAGTCTATGTGGGGGAAACTACCGATATCATCAGGCGCACTTTGGAACATTTATCCGGCGCGCGCAATGGGCAGAATGACTGGCATGCGCTGCTTGGAAAGAATCAATCGAAGATGTTCGTGATCGGACACGATCACTTCAATAAATCACTTACCTTGGATATTGAGAGCAAGATGATGCTATACATGTCCAGCGTAGAACGGGTGAAAAAAGTCCATAACCGCCGTACGAATCAACAGAAAAAGTATTACACATGGATGGAATTGGAAGCCATATTTTCAAAGATATGGGAACGTCTGGGCCAATATAATCCAGAACTCTTTCCATTAGAAAGCGTGGTAAAAGAGGCCGCTATATTTAAGGCATCCCCGTTCCATAAACTGACAGACGAGCAGGAGCGGGCCAAGCAGGAAATCCTGGAGAAAGTCAGGCGGGCATTAAAGTCAGACGAGACCGGCCAGATTATTATGATATCCGGAGAGGCAGGAACCGGGAAAACGGTTCTAAACAGCAATATCTTCTATGAACTGAATGCTAACTGCGGCGAGACACCGGGAGAGAGAATCGAAAGTTATCTGGTGGTCAATCATGATGAGCAGTTGACCGTGTATAAGCAGATTGCGGACAAATTGGATTTATGCCAGGAGAATAAAGAGATTGTCTGCAAGCCTACTGCATTTATCAACCATCATTCAGTTAATGAGCCGGTAGACGTGGTGCTGGTGGATGAGGCTCATCTGCTATGGACGCAGGGCAAGCAGTCTTACCGTGGGAAGAATCAGTTAAAAGATATCATGGAGCGGGCCAAAGTCGTCATCGTCATGTTTGATCAGAAGCAGATTCTGAGGACAGAGCAGTATTGGGAGAATCAGATGATCGAAGAACTGGAGCGTCAGGCAAAGAAAAGGGATAACTATATCGTTCTTAAAAACCAGCTTCGTATGCAGGCAGATATCGAGACGATCGAGTGGATCCGGGATTTTGTGGACAGACAAGAGATCAGGCCAATCCCTCATGATACAAAGGGTTATGAAATCAACATATTCGATACGCCTGCGCAATTGCAGGAGGAGATCCAGAACCGTTCAGAGAATCCAGGTACAAGTCTTTCAAGGATCGTCGCCACCTTTGACTGGGAATATATTGACAAGAAGCCGCCTCATTACCAGAAATACTGGGAGGTCGCGATCGGGGGCTGGAAGATGCCGTGGAACAAGCAGATCAAGACGGACAGAAAAGCACAAAAGAGAAATAAGAAGTTGTCCTGGGCCGAGCAGGAGCATACCATTCATGAGGTAGGCTCAACCTATACGATACAGGGATTTGACCTAAATTATGTAGGCGTGATACTGGGGCCTTCTGTAAAATACAGGGATGGAAAGATTGTCTTTGATCCGTCCTGCAGCAAGAATAAAAAGGCAGTACAGAACAGGACGTTAAGTGATGGAACCAAGCAGAACTTCGCGCAGACGCTGCTTAGAAATGAGATCAACGTACTTTTAACCCGAGGCGTAAATGGACTCTATATTTATGCCCAGGATGAGGAACTTCGGGAGGCGTTAAAGCATGCAAAGCGTCACTGA
- a CDS encoding nucleotide pyrophosphohydrolase → MSELQELQHLVERFCTDRDWDQFHNPKDLAVGISTEANELLDIFRFKSDEQMKAMMSDDKKREHIGEELGDIFFFLLRFAQRNGFDLKDCLEDKIRKNNEKYPVESVKGSNLKYTERVGDTDERDKLQLL, encoded by the coding sequence ATGTCAGAATTGCAGGAACTACAACATCTGGTAGAACGATTTTGTACAGACAGGGATTGGGACCAGTTCCACAATCCCAAAGATCTGGCCGTCGGAATATCTACCGAGGCAAATGAATTGCTGGATATATTCCGGTTCAAGTCGGATGAGCAGATGAAGGCAATGATGTCGGATGACAAAAAGAGAGAACATATCGGGGAAGAACTGGGAGATATTTTCTTCTTTTTGCTGCGCTTCGCCCAGAGAAATGGGTTTGATCTAAAGGATTGCCTGGAAGATAAGATCAGGAAAAATAATGAGAAATATCCGGTGGAATCTGTAAAAGGTAGCAATCTGAAGTATACGGAGAGAGTTGGAGATACGGATGAAAGAGATAAACTTCAATTACTATGA
- a CDS encoding class I SAM-dependent methyltransferase, producing the protein MKEINFNYYEENASEFFESTVTADMVDLYTSFLSMVSPGGRILDLGCGSGRDSKYFIRQGFQVEAMDGSPALCRLASEFIGQEVFCAQIEEMDYQQEFDGIWACASLIHAEKKEMQGVLEKVKQALKKRGVLYASFKQGQGEGMRGGRFFNFYDEKELRFLFSRIDGLELVQIFRTEDVRRDKSGEFWMNVIAKRLY; encoded by the coding sequence ATGAAAGAGATAAACTTCAATTACTATGAGGAGAACGCCTCAGAATTCTTTGAGTCTACGGTGACAGCGGACATGGTAGATCTATATACCTCATTCTTATCCATGGTCAGTCCAGGAGGAAGGATATTGGATCTGGGGTGCGGCAGTGGACGGGACAGCAAATACTTCATAAGACAAGGATTCCAGGTAGAGGCAATGGATGGTTCTCCGGCCTTGTGCCGTCTGGCTTCTGAGTTTATTGGGCAGGAAGTATTCTGCGCCCAGATCGAAGAAATGGATTATCAGCAGGAGTTCGATGGAATCTGGGCTTGCGCTTCTCTGATCCATGCAGAGAAGAAAGAGATGCAGGGCGTGCTGGAGAAGGTCAAACAGGCCCTGAAAAAAAGAGGAGTCCTGTATGCATCCTTTAAGCAGGGACAAGGAGAAGGGATGAGAGGCGGCCGGTTCTTCAACTTTTATGATGAGAAGGAATTGCGATTTTTATTTAGCAGGATCGATGGACTGGAACTGGTGCAGATCTTCAGGACGGAGGATGTAAGGCGGGATAAGAGCGGGGAGTTCTGGATGAATGTAATAGCAAAAAGATTATATTAG
- a CDS encoding AraC family transcriptional regulator, which translates to MEWMKGLQKAIDYIEEHLDEEIDYTEIARQAYSSNFHFQRVFHIICGYSVGEYIRNRRLSEAGNDLACGDCKVIDAALKYGYQSPESFSRAFTKFHGITPLQAKTGKGNLKSFSKVFLKLVLEGGTTMDYRIEKQEAFKVIAKRARYEGGGEISQQNIHATWENCQKDGTIGKLCKYVNTESIFGNSIVGICFDNPNEGDFDYAIGTAYSGGAVEEGLTVEEVPANTWVVFPCTGAMPEVFQKLWKRVYTEFFPTSKYQPSGGMCIEVYPSNDVYCNDFDCEIWLSVVEK; encoded by the coding sequence ATGGAGTGGATGAAAGGGCTGCAAAAAGCGATAGACTATATTGAAGAACACCTGGATGAGGAGATTGACTATACGGAGATTGCCAGGCAGGCATATTCCTCTAATTTTCATTTTCAGAGGGTATTTCATATTATCTGCGGATATTCCGTAGGGGAATATATCCGCAACCGGAGGCTGTCTGAGGCCGGGAATGACTTGGCCTGCGGGGACTGCAAGGTAATTGATGCCGCATTAAAGTATGGCTATCAAAGTCCGGAAAGCTTCAGCCGCGCATTTACGAAGTTTCACGGAATTACGCCGCTACAGGCTAAGACCGGAAAAGGAAATCTCAAATCGTTTTCCAAGGTTTTCCTAAAACTAGTATTAGAAGGAGGAACAACGATGGATTACAGGATTGAGAAACAGGAAGCATTCAAGGTTATCGCAAAGAGGGCAAGATATGAAGGGGGAGGGGAGATTTCCCAGCAAAATATCCATGCTACATGGGAAAATTGCCAGAAAGACGGAACCATCGGGAAGTTATGCAAGTATGTGAATACCGAGAGTATTTTCGGGAACTCGATTGTAGGAATCTGCTTTGACAATCCAAATGAAGGAGATTTTGATTATGCTATAGGAACAGCGTACTCAGGCGGAGCCGTGGAAGAAGGGCTGACGGTGGAAGAGGTGCCAGCTAATACTTGGGTGGTATTCCCGTGTACAGGGGCTATGCCGGAAGTATTCCAGAAGTTGTGGAAGAGAGTTTATACGGAATTCTTTCCAACCAGCAAATACCAGCCATCAGGCGGCATGTGCATAGAAGTATATCCAAGTAATGATGTATATTGCAATGATTTTGATTGCGAGATATGGTTGTCGGTTGTGGAAAAATAA
- a CDS encoding TetR/AcrR family transcriptional regulator — protein sequence MPRNKYPEETVEKILDVSLKLFLEKGYENTTVLDIVDHLGGLTRGAFYHHFKSKEEVMSVLSERLFYENNPFEKVKRNQDLNGLQKLKKIIEDSMEDTAYRKISIESIPLLDNPKFLAEQIESNRDIVMPAFQELIEEGIQDGSIHTDYPKQTAEILTFLVNFWMIPSVFPYEEEEGILRIKLLRQVTDSMGIPIIDDELMEQMEKVLSDSK from the coding sequence ATGCCGAGAAATAAATATCCTGAAGAAACGGTAGAAAAGATATTGGATGTCTCGTTGAAACTGTTTTTGGAAAAAGGCTATGAGAATACAACCGTCCTTGATATTGTGGATCATCTGGGAGGATTGACAAGAGGGGCGTTCTATCATCATTTCAAATCGAAGGAAGAAGTGATGAGCGTGCTGTCGGAGCGGCTGTTCTATGAAAATAATCCCTTTGAAAAGGTGAAGCGGAATCAGGATTTGAATGGTCTGCAGAAACTGAAAAAGATCATTGAAGACTCTATGGAAGATACCGCTTACCGGAAGATAAGCATAGAAAGTATTCCCCTGCTGGATAATCCCAAGTTTCTCGCGGAGCAGATCGAAAGCAACCGGGACATAGTCATGCCTGCATTCCAGGAATTGATTGAAGAAGGGATTCAGGATGGCTCCATTCATACAGATTATCCGAAGCAGACGGCGGAGATTTTGACATTTCTGGTTAACTTCTGGATGATACCAAGCGTATTTCCTTATGAAGAAGAGGAAGGAATTCTGCGGATTAAGCTGCTGCGGCAGGTTACGGACAGCATGGGAATACCGATTATTGACGATGAGTTGATGGAGCAGATGGAAAAGGTGCTGAGTGATTCAAAATAA
- a CDS encoding MFS transporter: MKKEKLFTRNFIFLILGQINSLFANTILRFVLSMYILELTGSASIFAGLLAVSMIPTILLSPFGGILADRANRRNIMVGLDFLSCITAFVTVLLINESNAVVMAGCVLTVLSILGAFESPTVQAVVPQMQEGDNIIRANAAVNQVAALAGLIAPFLGSALYTIFGLRPVLAVSVGFFFLTAVLEVFIRLPYHREETNQKWTAVIKEDFQVSIRFITKDKPEILRMLLAVSVVGFFIMGTINVGLPYIVRTVLGLGAEHVGIAESVCGAMAILGSIIVGVGVKHMKAAQMYKYLFAVGAFMIPMGLAFLADNVRLIYLIVLASVAGVQILVSIFSIYSLSLIQQQTPNELLGKVMAYIATITLCAQPLGQMMYGILFDTFSGNIIWIMIGSAACIMLISLMARNAFLYYGYNDKCQEACYSKDIIER; the protein is encoded by the coding sequence ATGAAAAAAGAAAAATTATTTACCAGAAACTTTATTTTCCTGATCCTGGGACAGATTAATTCCTTATTTGCCAATACGATATTGAGGTTTGTACTGTCTATGTACATCTTGGAGTTAACTGGCTCCGCATCAATTTTCGCCGGTCTTTTGGCAGTATCTATGATCCCTACGATTCTGCTATCGCCCTTTGGCGGAATACTGGCAGACAGGGCAAATAGGAGGAATATCATGGTGGGCCTGGACTTTCTGTCGTGTATTACGGCTTTTGTAACGGTACTTTTGATCAACGAGTCCAACGCTGTCGTAATGGCTGGCTGTGTTCTAACGGTCTTGTCTATTCTGGGAGCGTTTGAATCGCCGACCGTCCAGGCCGTGGTGCCTCAGATGCAGGAAGGAGACAATATTATACGGGCAAATGCGGCTGTCAACCAGGTGGCTGCGCTTGCGGGGCTGATCGCGCCATTTCTTGGCAGCGCTCTTTATACGATCTTTGGTCTCAGGCCTGTGCTGGCTGTCAGCGTAGGATTCTTTTTCCTTACGGCAGTATTAGAAGTATTTATCCGACTGCCCTACCATCGGGAGGAAACAAACCAAAAGTGGACGGCAGTAATAAAGGAAGACTTCCAAGTGAGTATCCGCTTTATCACGAAAGATAAGCCCGAAATATTACGGATGCTTCTGGCCGTATCCGTAGTCGGTTTCTTTATAATGGGGACGATCAATGTAGGGCTTCCCTATATCGTCAGGACAGTCCTGGGCCTGGGAGCGGAACATGTAGGAATCGCGGAAAGCGTATGCGGCGCAATGGCAATACTGGGGAGCATTATTGTAGGAGTTGGAGTAAAGCATATGAAAGCGGCACAGATGTACAAATACCTGTTTGCCGTGGGAGCCTTCATGATTCCCATGGGGCTGGCATTCCTGGCTGACAATGTACGATTGATCTATCTGATTGTTCTGGCATCGGTTGCCGGAGTCCAGATTCTGGTAAGTATCTTTTCAATCTATAGCCTGTCGCTGATCCAGCAGCAGACGCCAAATGAACTGCTGGGAAAGGTTATGGCTTATATTGCGACGATAACATTATGCGCGCAGCCGCTGGGACAGATGATGTATGGAATCCTGTTTGACACATTTTCCGGCAATATCATATGGATCATGATTGGATCGGCAGCGTGTATTATGCTGATCAGCCTTATGGCCCGAAACGCATTTTTATACTATGGGTATAATGACAAATGCCAGGAGGCGTGTTATAGTAAGGATATCATCGAAAGATAG
- a CDS encoding RtcB family protein, which yields MKMFEIKGKVNTAICYAKVVEDEAIEQIRRMCDYEFAKGSQIRIMPDVHAGKGCTIGTTMTIVDKAVPNVVGVDIGCGMYTVKLRDNEIDMKKLDAAAHDIPSGMNVWEGRRAHFDLERLRCYRNLRDTKRLQRSLGTLGGGNHFIEVDQAADGTKYLVIHTGSRNLGKQVAEYYQQLAVDLHKGKEEYFQKKDALIAEYKAAGRRKEIQAALKELHWANHELLIPEDLCYLYGRYFEDYLEDVRICQEFARNNRELIAEILLEKTGLQAKETFHTVHNYIDVEEMILRKGAIAAHKGEKVLIPINMHDGSVLAVGKGNPQWNYSAPHGAGRVMSRRTAKEKLCMAQYQEMMKGIYTTSVNESTLDEAPMAYKSLGDIIDVIQESVDVIEILKPIYNFKASD from the coding sequence TTGAAAATGTTTGAGATCAAAGGGAAGGTAAATACAGCCATTTGCTATGCAAAGGTGGTTGAGGATGAAGCGATAGAGCAGATTCGCCGCATGTGCGATTATGAATTTGCAAAAGGAAGCCAGATACGGATTATGCCGGATGTTCATGCAGGAAAGGGATGTACCATAGGGACGACCATGACGATAGTTGATAAGGCGGTTCCGAATGTGGTAGGAGTGGATATTGGCTGCGGAATGTATACGGTGAAATTAAGGGATAATGAGATCGATATGAAGAAGCTTGACGCAGCGGCTCATGATATTCCTTCGGGCATGAACGTGTGGGAAGGGAGAAGGGCGCATTTTGACCTGGAGAGGCTCCGGTGTTACCGGAATCTCAGGGATACCAAAAGGCTGCAGCGAAGCCTGGGTACCTTGGGAGGCGGAAATCACTTTATAGAAGTGGACCAGGCAGCGGATGGAACCAAGTATCTTGTCATTCACACCGGCAGCCGGAATCTTGGAAAGCAGGTGGCAGAATATTACCAGCAGCTGGCAGTAGACCTGCACAAGGGAAAAGAGGAATATTTTCAAAAGAAAGACGCCTTAATTGCAGAGTACAAGGCAGCGGGAAGAAGAAAAGAGATCCAGGCGGCATTGAAAGAACTTCACTGGGCTAACCACGAATTGTTGATACCGGAAGATCTTTGCTATCTGTATGGAAGATATTTCGAAGACTATCTGGAAGATGTCCGTATCTGCCAGGAGTTTGCCCGGAATAACCGGGAACTGATCGCGGAAATTCTTCTGGAAAAAACAGGCCTGCAGGCAAAAGAGACGTTCCACACCGTGCACAACTATATTGACGTGGAGGAAATGATTCTAAGAAAAGGCGCTATTGCGGCGCATAAGGGGGAGAAGGTGCTGATCCCCATTAATATGCATGATGGTAGCGTGCTCGCTGTGGGAAAAGGCAACCCGCAGTGGAACTATTCCGCACCCCATGGGGCAGGACGGGTCATGTCCAGGCGGACGGCAAAGGAAAAATTGTGTATGGCGCAGTATCAGGAGATGATGAAAGGAATCTATACGACGTCTGTAAACGAGTCGACTTTGGATGAGGCACCCATGGCATACAAATCTTTGGGAGACATCATAGACGTGATTCAGGAATCCGTGGATGTGATAGAAATATTAAAACCAATCTATAATTTTAAGGCTTCTGACTAG
- a CDS encoding helix-turn-helix domain-containing protein — MITMPVIDMAKTGQNIRNLRISKGLTVKDLQRLFGFETPQAIYKWQYGKALPSIDNLVALAAVLQVSIDDILIVQNEMYDCKGA, encoded by the coding sequence ATGATAACGATGCCTGTCATAGACATGGCAAAAACAGGACAGAACATTAGGAACTTAAGGATATCGAAAGGCCTGACGGTAAAAGACTTGCAGCGGCTCTTCGGCTTCGAGACGCCACAGGCAATCTACAAGTGGCAGTACGGGAAGGCATTGCCGTCAATTGATAATTTGGTGGCGCTGGCAGCGGTGCTGCAGGTTTCGATTGACGATATCCTGATTGTGCAAAATGAGATGTATGACTGCAAAGGGGCGTGA